One genomic region from Saprospiraceae bacterium encodes:
- a CDS encoding AAA family ATPase has translation MTYDQFTVKAQECILEAQRIAETLDQQIVDNPHLLKGIMLTESSVSDFILKKSGVNIATLKLELDRLIQNYPKVQGSDVKQALSNEANQSLARAKTQLKEFGDDFISMELILLGILLGSDKTAQLLKNCGATEAGIKNAIKELRKGRSVKEQGAENNYNALGKYAVNLNERAENGDLDPIVGRDDEIRRILHILSRRKKNNPILLGEAGVGKTAIVEGIAWRIVRQDVPENLRNKQIFSLDMASLVAGAKYKGEFEERLKAVIKEVKESGDTVILFIDEIHTLIGAGGGQGAIDAANILKPALARGELHTIGATTMDEYQKYFENDKALVRRFQTVFIDEPSIEETISILRGIQDKYEVFHKINILDEALVAAAELSSRYIQDRQLPDKAIDLIDEAAAKLRLELDSVPDEVDELQRRVRQLEIEKEVIKRDNDLNKFDAINKTLAEAKEKMDIVSASWKNEKEIVDQIQAIKKEMEDLEGQADKAERESNYETVAKIRYGTLKEAEKKLADAEAKLNELPEDNRFTNQEVTANDIAGVVSKMTGIPIQKMLQSERGKLLTLEDEIGKRLIGQAAAVKAVCDAVRRSRAGLGDPNRPIGSFIFLGPTGVGKTELAKALAEVLFNDDKAIIRIDMSEFQEKHSVSRLIGAPPGYVGYDEGGQLTEAVRRRPYSIVLLDEIEKAHPDTFNILLQVLDDGRLTDNKGRVANFKNTIIIMTSNMGADKILENFEDLEALGDKHRTEIIETTKLEVFDLLKENMRPEFLNRIDDKIMFLPLTKPEMKKIAVLSLKSVKKNLAKQSLDIELTESALNLLVDLGYDPQFGARPLKRVIQGDIIDELAKFLLSGTFNSGDTIMVDTDIKGFTFKSKLNPDGDLYHSSMDSVDTDLKTKLSRDKSIDKLNKAAKDVEDTAKNIKDSQNETELEGK, from the coding sequence ATGACCTACGATCAATTTACAGTAAAAGCTCAGGAGTGTATCCTGGAAGCTCAGAGAATAGCTGAGACACTCGATCAACAAATAGTCGATAATCCGCATTTGCTCAAAGGCATTATGCTCACAGAATCCAGTGTAAGTGATTTTATATTGAAAAAAAGCGGAGTTAACATTGCTACACTCAAACTGGAATTGGATCGGCTGATACAAAATTATCCTAAAGTCCAGGGGTCTGATGTCAAACAGGCTTTGTCTAATGAGGCCAACCAGTCATTGGCCAGGGCCAAAACACAATTAAAAGAATTTGGTGATGACTTCATCAGTATGGAGCTTATATTACTGGGTATCTTGCTTGGCTCAGATAAGACCGCACAGTTATTAAAAAATTGCGGAGCGACAGAAGCAGGTATAAAAAATGCAATTAAAGAGCTCCGCAAAGGGAGGTCTGTCAAAGAACAAGGTGCTGAAAACAACTATAATGCATTGGGAAAATATGCAGTCAATCTCAACGAACGGGCTGAAAATGGTGATTTGGATCCTATAGTGGGGAGGGATGACGAAATCCGAAGGATCTTGCATATTTTATCCAGGCGGAAAAAAAATAATCCAATACTCTTAGGAGAAGCTGGTGTGGGCAAGACCGCCATCGTAGAAGGAATCGCCTGGAGGATTGTGCGCCAGGATGTGCCTGAAAACCTTAGGAATAAACAAATATTTTCCCTGGATATGGCGTCCCTCGTAGCAGGTGCAAAATATAAAGGCGAATTTGAAGAAAGATTAAAAGCAGTGATCAAAGAAGTGAAAGAATCTGGAGATACTGTGATCCTATTTATTGATGAAATACATACATTGATAGGAGCCGGTGGTGGCCAGGGTGCCATAGATGCTGCCAATATTCTCAAACCAGCTTTGGCCAGAGGTGAGCTCCATACCATTGGGGCAACCACGATGGATGAATACCAAAAATATTTTGAAAACGACAAGGCGCTGGTAAGAAGATTTCAGACTGTTTTTATAGACGAGCCCAGCATAGAAGAGACTATCTCTATCCTTCGTGGCATCCAGGACAAATACGAGGTCTTTCATAAAATAAATATTTTGGATGAGGCGCTGGTAGCTGCTGCAGAATTGTCAAGCAGATATATTCAGGACAGGCAGCTGCCTGATAAAGCAATTGATTTGATAGACGAAGCTGCTGCCAAACTCAGACTTGAGCTGGATAGTGTGCCGGATGAGGTGGATGAGTTACAACGCCGGGTAAGGCAACTGGAAATAGAGAAAGAGGTCATCAAACGAGATAATGATCTCAATAAATTTGACGCAATCAATAAAACGCTGGCAGAAGCAAAGGAAAAGATGGATATCGTCAGTGCGTCATGGAAAAATGAAAAAGAGATCGTGGATCAGATACAGGCCATCAAAAAGGAGATGGAAGATCTTGAAGGTCAGGCAGATAAGGCTGAGCGAGAAAGCAATTATGAGACTGTAGCCAAGATCCGTTACGGCACCTTAAAGGAAGCAGAGAAAAAGCTAGCCGACGCAGAAGCCAAATTAAATGAGCTTCCTGAGGACAACCGATTTACCAATCAGGAAGTCACAGCCAATGATATCGCCGGAGTGGTATCCAAAATGACCGGCATACCTATCCAAAAAATGTTGCAAAGTGAGCGGGGTAAGCTCCTGACACTGGAAGATGAGATTGGAAAAAGACTTATTGGACAAGCAGCTGCTGTCAAAGCTGTTTGTGATGCAGTCCGACGCAGCAGGGCTGGCTTAGGTGATCCCAATAGACCTATCGGATCGTTTATTTTTTTAGGACCCACCGGTGTGGGTAAAACGGAATTGGCCAAAGCTTTGGCCGAAGTATTGTTCAATGATGATAAAGCCATCATTAGGATAGATATGAGTGAGTTTCAAGAAAAACACTCTGTGTCCCGATTGATTGGTGCTCCTCCAGGTTATGTAGGATATGACGAAGGTGGGCAATTGACAGAGGCCGTAAGGAGAAGACCCTATTCAATAGTTTTGTTAGACGAAATAGAAAAAGCACATCCGGATACCTTCAATATATTGTTGCAGGTTTTAGATGATGGCAGACTCACAGATAACAAAGGAAGAGTCGCCAACTTTAAGAACACCATCATCATCATGACTTCTAATATGGGAGCTGATAAAATCCTTGAGAACTTCGAGGATCTCGAAGCGCTTGGAGATAAGCACAGGACTGAGATTATAGAAACTACCAAACTCGAAGTCTTTGATTTGCTCAAAGAAAATATGAGACCAGAGTTTCTCAATCGTATTGATGACAAGATCATGTTCTTGCCTTTGACCAAACCAGAGATGAAAAAAATTGCGGTTTTGTCCCTCAAATCTGTTAAGAAAAATCTGGCTAAACAAAGCCTAGATATAGAATTGACGGAGTCAGCACTTAATCTGTTGGTTGATCTTGGTTACGATCCTCAGTTTGGAGCCAGGCCATTAAAACGCGTAATTCAAGGTGACATCATCGACGAATTGGCCAAATTTCTTTTGTCAGGTACATTTAATTCTGGAGATACCATCATGGTCGATACAGATATAAAAGGGTTTACTTTTAAATCAAAACTCAACCCCGACGGAGACTTGTATCATAGCTCTATGGATAGCGTAGATACTGATCTTAAAACCAAGTTGTCCAGAGACAAATCTATAGATAAACTGAATAAGGCTGCAAAAGATGTAGAGGATACTGCCAAAAACATAAAAGACAGTCAAAATGAAACGGAGTTGGAAGGAAAGTAA
- a CDS encoding helix-turn-helix domain-containing protein has product MLGTAPVLELIAPSFDQSFTFRRFEEAEPNLKPFWHYHPEIELVYIKSGSAKRHIGNHISQYNNGDLILLGPNLPHYGFTERLLGHRSEIVIQLRPDFLGPSFFSIPEMKGVDQLMNKAASGVVFHGRTKKEIGEHLEDLSVSNTFEKLIGLLKIFRDLASSDDDQVLNTNGPALVYKKQDNDKIGRVHEYVKQHFTEEITLAEISDLVSMEIPSFCRYFKRVTGKTFTEFVNDFRVSYACKLLSDTSLSISEVCFDSGFNNSSHFNRLFKSITGKTPLAYREELDHIIV; this is encoded by the coding sequence ATGCTTGGCACTGCGCCCGTCCTTGAACTAATTGCGCCGAGTTTTGATCAGTCATTTACCTTTAGACGGTTTGAAGAAGCAGAGCCTAATCTCAAGCCATTTTGGCATTATCATCCGGAGATTGAGCTGGTATATATTAAGTCAGGCTCTGCCAAAAGGCATATTGGGAACCACATTTCTCAATATAATAATGGAGATCTCATCTTATTGGGACCCAATTTACCACATTACGGATTCACCGAAAGATTGCTAGGACATAGATCAGAAATTGTAATTCAATTGAGGCCTGATTTTCTTGGGCCATCCTTTTTCTCCATTCCTGAAATGAAAGGGGTGGACCAATTGATGAATAAAGCTGCTTCCGGAGTAGTATTCCATGGTCGTACTAAGAAAGAAATAGGGGAGCACCTGGAGGATTTGTCTGTAAGTAACACATTTGAAAAACTAATTGGCCTGCTAAAAATATTTAGAGATTTGGCATCTTCTGATGATGACCAGGTACTGAATACCAATGGACCTGCCCTGGTATACAAAAAGCAAGACAATGATAAAATAGGCAGAGTGCATGAATATGTCAAGCAACATTTTACGGAAGAAATCACCTTAGCAGAGATTTCAGATCTTGTTTCTATGGAGATACCCTCTTTTTGCAGATATTTTAAGCGGGTCACCGGAAAAACATTTACGGAGTTCGTCAATGATTTCAGGGTTAGCTATGCCTGCAAATTATTATCTGATACCTCATTAAGCATCTCCGAGGTTTGTTTTGATAGCGGGTTTAATAATTCCTCCCATTTTAATAGACTTTTTAAATCTATAACTGGTAAAACCCCTCTAGCCTATAGAGAGGAATTGGATCATATCATTGTTTAA
- a CDS encoding peptidylprolyl isomerase: MKAVFIAFVSMLVLSACSKPGGQHAVIETSMGDIEIVLYDETPLHRDNFIKLAKEKYYDGLLFHRVIPNFVIQGGDPQSKGAAPEAFLGGGGPGYEIKAEIGAPHFKGTLAAARNQNPEKMSSGSQFYIVLGAPVSDQELAQWQQNKGIKYNEAQIAKYKSVGGLPSLDADYTVFGEVVKGLDIAEKIAVTPTNPSNRPLEDVSMKVRLK, from the coding sequence ATGAAAGCCGTTTTTATTGCATTCGTCAGTATGCTTGTGTTATCTGCTTGTTCTAAGCCAGGTGGTCAGCACGCAGTGATCGAGACTTCGATGGGAGATATTGAGATAGTCCTTTATGATGAGACCCCACTTCATCGGGATAATTTTATAAAACTCGCCAAAGAAAAATATTATGATGGTTTATTGTTTCACCGGGTGATACCCAATTTTGTGATTCAGGGTGGTGATCCCCAATCAAAGGGAGCTGCTCCAGAGGCATTCCTGGGAGGTGGCGGGCCTGGATATGAAATCAAAGCAGAGATCGGAGCTCCTCATTTTAAAGGTACGCTCGCAGCTGCCCGTAACCAGAATCCCGAAAAAATGTCCTCCGGGTCGCAGTTTTATATAGTACTTGGAGCTCCGGTATCAGATCAGGAACTTGCTCAATGGCAACAAAATAAGGGCATAAAATACAATGAAGCCCAAATAGCAAAATATAAATCAGTAGGTGGCCTGCCTTCTTTAGATGCTGATTACACAGTCTTTGGCGAAGTCGTAAAGGGATTAGACATCGCAGAGAAAATCGCTGTGACACCGACCAATCCTAGTAACCGACCACTCGAGGATGTATCTATGAAGGTGCGACTTAAATAA
- a CDS encoding peptidylprolyl isomerase, with protein sequence MKSIQSKFFILLFILSIINMSEAQDTTFIQIETPLGTMKGYLANETPLHRDNFIKLINEQFYDSLLFHRVIPGFMIQGGDPDSKNAKAGIPLGMGGPGYLVPAEFVDSLAHVKGALAAARSNNPEKKSSGSQFYIVSGRPVALTDLPLQEFKHNFKYTESVKQEYQALGGTPFLDHDYTVFGRITEGLDILDQIAASMADGRNRPLDNIWMKISIIPHN encoded by the coding sequence ATGAAATCAATCCAATCCAAATTTTTTATTTTACTTTTTATTCTATCAATTATCAATATGAGTGAAGCACAAGACACTACATTTATCCAAATAGAGACTCCCCTGGGCACTATGAAAGGATATCTTGCCAACGAAACTCCTTTGCACCGGGACAATTTTATAAAATTAATCAATGAACAATTTTATGACAGTTTGCTTTTTCACAGAGTGATACCCGGATTCATGATTCAGGGCGGAGATCCTGACAGCAAAAATGCGAAAGCTGGAATTCCTCTGGGTATGGGTGGCCCTGGCTACCTTGTCCCTGCAGAATTTGTTGATTCTCTGGCCCATGTAAAAGGGGCCCTCGCTGCCGCCAGAAGTAATAATCCTGAAAAAAAGTCTTCCGGATCACAGTTTTATATTGTATCAGGCAGACCTGTAGCATTGACAGACCTTCCGTTACAAGAGTTTAAACACAATTTTAAATATACTGAAAGTGTAAAGCAAGAGTATCAGGCCCTGGGCGGTACACCTTTTCTCGATCATGATTACACGGTATTCGGTCGTATCACCGAAGGTCTGGATATTTTAGACCAGATCGCTGCTTCCATGGCTGATGGCCGTAATCGTCCGCTGGACAATATTTGGATGAAGATTTCAATCATTCCTCATAATTAA
- a CDS encoding YceI family protein yields MTINKGSLHIKDGLITKGAFNLDMNSIEMVANVDESMITFLKSKDVFDNQRFTNGSFIIEECTKAINDQQATHLIKGTLELMGKSIPFNTKARIDYRPKFITILTPGIKIKASELGIKMADPSQDNLYFSLTLNGQVL; encoded by the coding sequence ATCACTATCAACAAGGGCAGTCTTCATATCAAAGATGGATTGATCACCAAAGGAGCCTTTAACCTGGATATGAATTCAATCGAAATGGTAGCCAATGTGGACGAATCCATGATCACCTTCTTAAAAAGTAAAGATGTTTTTGACAATCAGCGTTTTACCAATGGTAGTTTTATCATCGAAGAATGTACCAAAGCCATCAATGATCAGCAAGCGACCCACTTAATCAAAGGCACCCTTGAATTGATGGGCAAATCTATTCCCTTCAATACCAAGGCTCGGATAGATTACAGACCAAAATTTATCACCATTTTGACACCCGGCATTAAAATAAAAGCCTCCGAACTTGGTATCAAAATGGCAGATCCATCTCAGGATAATTTATATTTTTCATTGACTCTTAATGGTCAGGTTTTATAA
- a CDS encoding aldehyde dehydrogenase family protein, giving the protein MKLLNQLGIKPVNPAFVTGLRKGGRSKTQIYSYSPVDGKRMAAVAQISRTEYDKVVAGAVRVQRSWRQVPSPKRGDLVRQIGDAFRANKSTLGKLVSYEMGKSLQEGQGEVQEIIDICDFAVGLSRQLYGLTMHSERPGHRMYEQWHPLGVVGIISAFNFPVAVWSWNAMLALICGNTIIWKPSEKTPLCAVAVMNIIEKVLKINKVYEGVINLIHGDAVVGQWLAQDHRIALISATGSTRMGKSVAQTVASRLGKTLLELGGNNAIIITPSADLKIVLTGAVFGAVGTAGQRCTSTRRLIIHESIYDKVVSALRKAYSQIKIGDPLNASMHMGPLIDEAAVDNYLQALQEIIKQGGQLLTPSGVLTGKGFNSKCYVRPVIAAVNHGIEIVQQETFAPILYVMKYQSLQDAIHIHNDVPQGLSSAIMTNEIKEAELFLSVQGSDCGIANVNIGTSGAEIGGAFGGEKETGGGRESGSDAWKNYMRRQTNTINYSSQLPLAQGISFSL; this is encoded by the coding sequence ATGAAACTATTGAACCAATTAGGAATTAAGCCGGTTAATCCAGCATTTGTAACCGGTCTGAGGAAAGGTGGCAGATCAAAAACGCAGATCTATTCATATTCCCCGGTAGATGGTAAAAGGATGGCAGCAGTCGCACAGATCTCCAGAACGGAATATGACAAAGTAGTAGCTGGCGCGGTGAGAGTACAAAGATCATGGCGACAAGTGCCTTCGCCTAAGCGCGGAGATTTGGTCAGGCAGATTGGAGATGCCTTTAGAGCAAATAAATCTACCCTCGGCAAATTGGTATCTTATGAAATGGGTAAAAGTCTGCAAGAAGGTCAGGGTGAAGTCCAGGAAATCATCGATATCTGTGATTTTGCCGTAGGTCTGTCCCGCCAGCTTTATGGGCTTACGATGCATAGTGAAAGACCCGGACACAGGATGTATGAGCAGTGGCATCCGCTTGGAGTCGTAGGTATCATTTCAGCTTTTAACTTCCCGGTAGCGGTGTGGAGCTGGAATGCAATGCTAGCCCTCATCTGTGGCAACACTATCATCTGGAAGCCTTCAGAAAAGACCCCATTGTGTGCGGTCGCTGTAATGAATATCATCGAAAAAGTTCTAAAAATAAATAAAGTCTATGAAGGGGTAATCAATCTGATCCATGGAGATGCCGTAGTTGGTCAATGGTTAGCTCAGGATCACAGGATAGCCCTCATCAGTGCCACCGGCAGTACCAGGATGGGCAAATCGGTAGCCCAAACTGTGGCTTCAAGACTTGGCAAAACATTGTTAGAACTGGGTGGAAATAATGCCATCATCATTACTCCAAGTGCCGACCTCAAAATAGTACTGACTGGAGCTGTATTTGGTGCTGTGGGCACCGCCGGTCAGCGATGCACTTCGACTCGAAGATTGATCATCCATGAGTCCATATATGATAAAGTGGTTTCAGCGCTTCGTAAAGCCTACTCTCAGATCAAAATTGGCGACCCACTGAATGCATCTATGCACATGGGGCCGCTCATCGATGAAGCCGCTGTGGATAATTATTTGCAGGCACTTCAGGAGATTATTAAACAAGGTGGACAATTACTGACTCCCTCCGGAGTACTCACCGGTAAAGGATTTAATAGCAAATGCTATGTCAGACCGGTTATAGCAGCTGTGAACCATGGTATAGAGATAGTACAACAAGAGACCTTCGCCCCAATCTTATATGTCATGAAATATCAATCATTGCAGGATGCTATTCATATCCACAATGATGTGCCACAAGGCTTATCCTCCGCCATCATGACGAATGAAATAAAAGAAGCAGAATTGTTTCTATCTGTTCAGGGTTCTGATTGCGGCATTGCCAATGTCAATATTGGCACCAGTGGTGCCGAGATTGGAGGGGCTTTTGGAGGGGAAAAAGAAACAGGTGGCGGTCGTGAAAGTGGATCTGACGCCTGGAAAAACTATATGCGAAGACAAACCAACACGATCAACTACTCCTCGCAACTGCCTCTGGCCCAGGGTATCAGTTTTTCATTATAA
- the gldN gene encoding gliding motility protein GldN, whose product MSFACGLATIGQAQRPENIITESSEPADSSIFMDDIVVRRTILDQRVLPYESLREADIPWEKRIWQVIDVREKLNLPFIYPREPLFAILNEAAVSGMVAAFRDDEFKQLMQPGEIEGMMFSMDTVQVVDPETYETKTSVVRNEISADNIKFYRIKEVWFFDREASRLKVRILGIAPVRERIIAGRAEEQPMFWLYYPQIREVLAKKQAFNDFNDAAPLSWDDVFEMRRFSSYIFKESNAQDLRLKDFFPDDGVARLRESDKIKDKLFNFEHDLWEY is encoded by the coding sequence ATGTCTTTTGCTTGCGGACTCGCAACTATTGGCCAGGCACAGCGACCAGAAAACATTATCACCGAATCCAGCGAACCTGCTGACAGCAGCATATTCATGGATGATATAGTAGTCCGGAGGACGATTTTGGATCAAAGAGTACTGCCTTACGAATCACTTCGTGAAGCAGATATTCCATGGGAAAAACGTATCTGGCAAGTGATTGATGTAAGAGAAAAACTCAATCTGCCTTTTATATATCCTAGGGAGCCTTTGTTTGCTATTCTCAATGAAGCTGCGGTTAGTGGTATGGTGGCAGCATTTAGAGACGACGAATTCAAACAATTGATGCAGCCTGGAGAGATTGAAGGTATGATGTTTAGCATGGACACGGTGCAGGTAGTGGATCCGGAGACATATGAGACCAAGACATCAGTCGTTAGAAATGAGATTAGCGCAGACAATATTAAATTCTATAGAATCAAAGAAGTTTGGTTTTTTGATCGTGAAGCTTCAAGACTTAAAGTTAGAATATTAGGTATAGCACCTGTACGTGAACGTATCATAGCAGGTAGAGCGGAGGAACAACCGATGTTTTGGTTATATTATCCTCAAATCAGAGAAGTCCTGGCGAAAAAACAAGCATTCAATGACTTTAATGATGCAGCCCCACTCAGTTGGGATGATGTCTTTGAAATGCGCAGGTTCTCCAGCTATATCTTCAAAGAATCAAATGCACAGGACTTGCGTTTGAAGGATTTTTTCCCGGATGATGGAGTAGCCCGCTTACGCGAAAGTGACAAAATCAAAGACAAATTGTTCAATTTTGAACATGATCTTTGGGAGTATTGA